The DNA window AACGAATGTCTGCACCAATGTTTGTTGAAAAAAGTACTGGATTAAACGATAACTTAAATGGTGTTGAACAACCAGTATCATTTGAAATGAAAGATATGCCAAGCGAAACTGTTGAAGTCGTTCATTCCCTTGCAAAGTGGAAACGACTTGCTCTTAAGCGGTACGGTTTTGGAATGCATGAAGGTCTCTATACCAACATGAACGCTATTCGGAAAGAAGAGGACCTCGACAACTTCCACTCAATTTATGTTGATCAGTGGGATTGGGAAAAAATTATTAGTAAGGATGAACGAACAGAAGAAACTTTAAAGGATACAGTTCGTGATATTTTCAAAGTAATTAAGCACATGGAACATGAAGTTTGGTACAAGTTCCCGCAAGCTGTCTACCATTTACCAGATGAGATTCACTTTGTTACAACGCAAGAGCTTGAAGATCGGTGGCCAGGCCTCACCCCACTTGAACGGGAAGATAAAATTGCTAAAGAACTTGGTGCTGTCTTTGTAATGAAGATCGGTGATAAGTTGCAACGCAGTGGTAAGCCTCACGATGGTCGAGCACCTGACTACGATGACTGGAGCTTAAACGGTGATATTATTTTCTGGTATGAACCTCTTCAACGCCGGATCGAAATTTCAAGTATGGGAATTCGGGTTAGTCCAGAATCAATGAAATACCAACTTGAACAAGCCGATGCAACTGATCGTGAAAAATTACCATTCCATAAAATGTTGCTCAATGGCGAATTACCATATACAATTGGTGGAGGAATTGGTCAATCTCGTCTCTGTATGCTCCTTCTTGGCAAAGCTCATATTGGAGAAGTACAGGCAAGTATTTGGCCAGAAGATATGATTAAGAAGTGTGAAGAAAACCACATTCAAATTCTATAATTTAAGGGAGAGTATAAAAGTGGAAACTATTACAATTAATGAAGCACCTAAACATGTTGGGGAAACGGTTAAGATTGGTGTTTGGTTAACTGATAAGCGTTCAAGCGGTAAGATTGCATTCTTGCAACTCCGTGACGGAACTGGTTTTTTCCAAGGAATCATCCGTAAAAATGATGTTTCGGAAGAAAAATTTGATTCTGCTAAGCACGATTTACACCAAGAAACCAGTTTTTGGGTAATCGGTGAAATCGCTGAAGACAAACGTTCAAAGTTTGGTTATGAAATCCACATCAAAGACTTTGACATTGTTGGCGAAAGTGAAGACTACCCGATCGGTAACAAGGAACATGGAATTGACTTCTTGCTTGATAACCGTCATTTATGGTTACGTTCTCGCAAGCCGTGGGCATTAATGCGGATTCGAAGCCGTGTTAAGCTTGCGACAATGAAATTCTTCGAAAAGCATGGATTTACTCAATTTGATTCTCCAGAACTAACTGGAAGTGCTCCTGAAGGGACAACAGAATTATTTGAAACTGACTATTTCGACCGCTCTGCTTTCCTTTCACAATCTGGTCAACTATATGCAGAAGCTGGTGCCATGGCATTAGGTCGCGTTTACACGATGGGTCCTACTTTCCGTGCTGAAAAATCAAAGACTCGTCGGCACTTAATGGAATTCTGGATGATCGAACCAGAAATGGCTTGGATGCACCAAGATGAAAGTCTTAAGATTCAAGAGCAATACATTGCTTACTTGGTTCAAGACTTAATTGACCACTGTGCACGCGAACTTGAAATGGTAGGTCGTAGTGTAGAAAGTTTGAAGCCATTTACTGAATTACCATATCCACGAATCACTTATAAAGAAGCAATCGAAATGCTTCAAAAGGGTGGCTTTGATGTCGAATACGGTGCTGACTTTGGTTCACCAGAAGAAACCTACTTGGCAGATCAATTCCAAAAGCCAGTATTTATCTTGAACTATCCTAAAGAAATCAAGGCTTTCTACATGCCTGAAGACCCTGAAGATTCTCGTCAAGTTATCTGTGCGGACTTGCTTGCTCCAGAAGGCTATGGTGAAATCATTGGTGGTTCTGAACGTTCTTACGATTACGAATACATCACAAACAAACTTGAAGAAAACGGCCTAAGTAAAGAAGATTACGGTTGGTACGATGATTTACGGAAGTACGGTTCAATTCCTCATTCTGGATTTGGAATGGGACTTGAACGATTCTTAGCTTGGATTACTCTCCAAGACCACATTCGTGAAACTATTCCATTCCCACGGATGCTTAACCGTTTGAACCCTTAATAACAAGGTAGATTTAATCTAAAATAAAAAATACCTCAACTTCCTAATAGACCGTTGAGGTATTTTTTTAGGTTTTTGTAGAATTAAATTATCAATCTGCGTCCGGCCAAACATCCAGAGCAATATCACGTACTAATTCAAGTTTTTTCCATTGTTGGTCCTCAGTTAAGTTATTGCCCTCTTCAGTTGATGCAAATCCACATTGAGTAGATATAGCTAGTTTATCTAATGGAACGTATTGACTAGCTTCCTTGATCCGCGCTTTAAGGTCACTTGGGTTTTCTAGTTCAGGAAACTTTGAAGTAATTAATCCTAAAACAATGCGAATATTGGGCCGGTTATTATAAATAACTTTTAATGGAGCAAAGCCACCCGATCGTTGATTATCGTATTCCAGAAAGAAGCCATCATAGTTAAGCTGACCCAGATATTTAGCAATTACATCATACGATCCGCTAAATAGATAAGTCGACTTAAAGTTCCCGCGACAAATATGTGTCGTGATTGTTAAGTCTTCTGGTAATCCTTCAAGTTCTTGGTTAATCAATTTAACTGCATCTTTAGCTAACTT is part of the Limosilactobacillus reuteri genome and encodes:
- the asnA gene encoding aspartate--ammonia ligase, whose translation is MDLTIPKDYDPRLSIRETEAAIRYIRETFQDEFGKELNLQRMSAPMFVEKSTGLNDNLNGVEQPVSFEMKDMPSETVEVVHSLAKWKRLALKRYGFGMHEGLYTNMNAIRKEEDLDNFHSIYVDQWDWEKIISKDERTEETLKDTVRDIFKVIKHMEHEVWYKFPQAVYHLPDEIHFVTTQELEDRWPGLTPLEREDKIAKELGAVFVMKIGDKLQRSGKPHDGRAPDYDDWSLNGDIIFWYEPLQRRIEISSMGIRVSPESMKYQLEQADATDREKLPFHKMLLNGELPYTIGGGIGQSRLCMLLLGKAHIGEVQASIWPEDMIKKCEENHIQIL
- the asnS gene encoding asparagine--tRNA ligase, with product METITINEAPKHVGETVKIGVWLTDKRSSGKIAFLQLRDGTGFFQGIIRKNDVSEEKFDSAKHDLHQETSFWVIGEIAEDKRSKFGYEIHIKDFDIVGESEDYPIGNKEHGIDFLLDNRHLWLRSRKPWALMRIRSRVKLATMKFFEKHGFTQFDSPELTGSAPEGTTELFETDYFDRSAFLSQSGQLYAEAGAMALGRVYTMGPTFRAEKSKTRRHLMEFWMIEPEMAWMHQDESLKIQEQYIAYLVQDLIDHCARELEMVGRSVESLKPFTELPYPRITYKEAIEMLQKGGFDVEYGADFGSPEETYLADQFQKPVFILNYPKEIKAFYMPEDPEDSRQVICADLLAPEGYGEIIGGSERSYDYEYITNKLEENGLSKEDYGWYDDLRKYGSIPHSGFGMGLERFLAWITLQDHIRETIPFPRMLNRLNP